CAATCTGCGCGAAGACGAGGTTCAGACGCTCAATCGTACTTGCGACAGCCTCCCCTTTCGTTTTCACTATCAGGATGCCGGCGCAATTGACGCAACCTTCGACCATGTCTGGATCGTCAGCGTGCTCAACGACCCGGAGCAGTTTCCCGCACTCTCGGCGCTCTCCTACGGCAGGGCAAACCCCGTACAGTTTGACACCGCCGCGTTTTCGACGGAACGCGCTGCAGTCGTGGCGCTCGCTGACCGCTGCCTGCGCAGGCTCCAATTGCCGAGCCTGGTCACCACCTCGACAGAGGAAATCAACTGGATTACCGACTGGTGTCGGAGGCGGAATATTGCCTGCGTGGTGGAACCGAAGTGCTACCCGACCGCCGTGGTGGAGGATCCGATCTGCCTGATCCGGGTGGGTGAATCGAGGACGTCCCGCGTTTAGATCCTAAATCCGGTCGTGGACTTGGCCGAATTGCTTACGTACTGGCCGGCGTACTTGATGTAATTCTGCGCCGACTCTCTGATCCAGCCCAGCTCTTTCGCGTTCACAGGCCGGATCACTTTTGCAGGTGAGCCGAGAAGTAGACTCCTGGGTGGAACGATCTTGTTTTCCGTCACCAGTGCACCCGCTCCGACGACGCTATCCTCCCCGATCTCCGCCCCGTCCATGATGATGGCACCCATGCCGATCAGCACCCGGTCCTTGATTGTGCAGCCATGCAGCACGACGCTGTGACCGATCGTCACGTCGCTGCCGATGACAAGCGGATGCGTCTCGTGCGTGACGTGGAGCATGCAAAGGTCCTGCACATTGGTCCGGTCCCCGATGCGGATATAGTGGACGTCACCGCGTATGACTGCATTGAACCAGACGCTGCACTGCTCACCCAGGATCACATCGCCGATAACGACGGCGGTATCCTCAACGTAGGCGGACTTGGGAATCACGGGCTGACTGCCCTGAAAGGCGCGAATCATGCGGCCATGCTAAAGGCATCGTGCGACCGAATCAAGTTGACCCGTTTGGAGACCGTCCCGTAGACTCACCGCATGGCACGCAAGACACTCCCCATGGCCCCGGCTAAACTGGCACGCCACGCCACGACAAAGCCGCATCGGCGCGCGGTAATTCAACCCACCCCAAGCCAGCCGGCAGCAAAGACGACACTCGGCTTCGTCAATCTGGGCTGCACGAAGAACCAGGTGGATGCGGAGATCATGCTGGGCTCGCTTGCTGCACATGGTTTTCAGCTGTCGTCCGACCCTGATCAGGCGGAAGTCATCATCATCAACACATGCGGCTTCATTGAAGAAGCGAAGCAGGAATCCATCAACGCCATCATCGAGCACGGCGAACTCAAACAGGCGGGCTCCTGCAAGGTGCTCATCGCGGCCGGCTGCCTCGCGCAACGTTACCAGGGCGAGTTGCTTCAAGAACTGCCCGAGCTAGACGGCGTGGTCGGCACGGGCGAGATCGGCCGGATCGCTGAAATTTGCAAAAAACTCCTCACGCCAAAACGGAATCAGTCGCGCGTTTTCATCAGCCAACCGCCGTATTTGTACGACGAGCTGGCGCCACGCGTGCGGCTGGGTTGGTCCCATTCCGCCTACGTGAAAATTGCCGAGGGCTGTAACCGCAACTGCGCTTTTTGCGCGATCCCACTTATGCGGGGTAAGCAGCGCAGCCGCCCGATCGAATCCATCGTCGCCGAAGCAACGCAACTCGCCGCTGAGGGCGTCAAGGAATTGAATTTGATCTCACAGGACACGGTGAATTATGGCGTCGATCTGGGGCTTCGTGATGGTCTGCCCGCATTGTTAAAGCAACTCGTCAAAGTTACGGGCCTGCGCTGGATTCGCCCTTTTTACCTCTACCCGCAGCAGGTCACGGACGAATTGATTGCTCTCTACGCTGGCGAGGAGACGCTGGCCAAGTACATCGACATGCCCTTCCAGCACATCAACGACGCCCTGCTCAAGCGCATGCACCGGCTGGGCGGGAAGGCCGATCTCACGGCACTGGTTGAACGATTCCGCACGCGCGTCCCTGGCCTGACCTTCCGTACGGCATTCATTGTGGGATTCCCGGGAGAAACCGATGCGGCGTTTGCTGAATTGAGGGACTTTGTCCGGGAGATGGACTTTGACCGCGTGTCGGCATTTCTCTATTCTCACGAGGACGGCGTACCCTCCGAGCTACTGGACGGCAAAGTGGACCGGGCGGTCATGAACGAGCGGCGCAACGAATTATTGGCTGTCCAGGAACCCATTGCGCTGGCCAAGAGCCGCGCCATGGTAGGCCGCACGGTGGAGGCGCTGGTGGACGGCGCCTCAGAGGAAACCGAGCATCTCCTGGAAGCCCGCCACGAAGGGCTCGCGCCCGAGATTGACGGCGTAATTTATATCAATGAGGGAATGGCCGTCCCAGGCGAGTTGGTGCGGGTCCGCATCACCGACGCCACCACCTACGACCTGGTCGGGCATATCGTGAATTGAACAGAAGTCGTCAATTTCAGTGAAAAACAATCGGCCCGCTTCTCTTCTCACGAGAAGCGGGCCGATCCTCTTCAGAACTACTTACTCCTCGCGGCGCACTGATTACTTGCTCCTATACCTTCACCGACAGAAACAGCGTTGCGCCGCGGCGGTTGATCAGCACGAGGACACGCTCGCCCTTCTTCGCCCCTGAGGCCAGTTTCTCGAAATCCTTGACGGAGGCGACCGGCTTTCGGTTGATCTCCCGAATCACGTCCCCCGGCTGCAGGCCCGCCTGCTCGGCCCCGCTGTCGGGCTCCACGCCGGTGACGACGACGCCCTGCGTCTTTGCCGTCAGACCCAGTTCCTTCGCTGTCTGACGATCTAGGTCCTGAACGGCCACCCCGGCCAATGCATGGTCACCTGATTCAGGGTCCCCCCTAGCCGTCCTGACTGGCTCCGACAATTCGCCAATCGTCACGTTCAGGGTTTTCTCATGCCCTTCGCGGATAACCGTTACGACAGCCCTTGTGCCGATCGGCGTCTTCGTCACCAGCCGCTGCAGCGCCACGCCATCAGCGACAGGCTGCCCCTGATAAGCGAGCACCACATCGCCGGCCTTGAGCCCCCCCTGCTCGGCGGGGCTGTCCTCCTTCACCTCGCTAATGAGCGCGCCCGTTGCCTCCTTCAATGCGAAGGATGCGGACAGCTCCGACGTCACATCCTGGATGTTCACGCCCATATAGCCGCGCGTGACGTGCCCGGTCTTCACGAGACTCTCGAACACCGGCTTGCCCATGCTCGTCGGCACGGCAAACCCGACCCCCTGATAGCCGCCGGTCCGCGAGAAGATAGCCGTGTTGATCCCGACCAGTTCGCCTGCCGTGCTTACCAACGCCCCGCCGGAATTCCCCGGATTGATTGCTGCGTCCGTCTGGATGAAGTCCTCGTACTGCGTAATGCCCATCTTGCCACGGCCCAGCGCGCTCACGATGCCCAGCGTCACCGTGGAATTGAGCCCAAAGGGATTGCCCACGGCTAGCACATAGTCGCCCGCACGCAACTTCGAGGAATCCCCCCAGGCCACGTATGGCAGATTCTTCCCGTCAATTTTCACGACGGCCAGATCGGTCTTGGGATCGGTTCCGACAATCTTCCCCTTGAACTCCCGCTTGTCTGGCAGCGTGACGGTCAGTCCCCTTGCCCCGTCTACCACGTGATTATTTGTCAACACGTAGCCATCCGGCGTGACGAGCACGCCCGAGCCCTGCCCGCTGCCACGATGCTCCGGCATGTCCGGTTCCCCGCGCGGGCTGCGCGGGGCGCGAAAATCCCTCGGCCCGTGCGGGCTAAAGGGAAAGGGGAAATTAAAGAACTCCTCCGGTTGCGCGTGCGAGTCTTTGCCCTGAGCGCGCGTCGTGACAATATTCACCACCGCCGGTGTGACTGCCTGTGCGATGTCGGCAAACCCCTGCGCTGGAAGCGCCTGAGTCGTGACCGCAGCCGTAGCAGCTGCCGGCGGTGGCGCCGGTCCAAGGGCCATGACCGTCAACCCGGCCAGCGCCAGGACGCCGCCCCCCCATACGGCTGCTTTGAGGATGGTATTCATGAGGCCCTCCCTTCGTACAACGCCGGCCACCGATCCTGCGGCAGCCGCGCACCAGATAAAAACCTTGACGGAACGAACACGTCTACACGCCAGCGGACACGCAGCAGCATCTGCTTCGCCCGCTTCACTTTCTTCTTTCCCCGAAGACGCGCCGTCTGGACCCGCTTGGTGAGCCAGCTCATGGTGCCCTCCCTGTATGACCGGGAAGGTACCAACCGAAGATGAAAGGAGGATTAACGGAAGATTAAAAGTCGTTAATTTTCGATGGCCAACGGCAGGGTAACTGTAACCTGTGCACCTTCTCCGGGCCTGCTTTGCACGTCGATGCGGCCCTTGTGCGACTCGACGATCCATTTACAGATTGCCAAGCCGAGTCCCGTCCCCTGCTTGGCATGGGTGCGGGCGCCGGCGGACCGATAGAACCGGTCGAAGAGGTGCGGCAGTGCGTCCGGTTCGATGCCGATGCCCTGATCGGACACGGTCAGCCTGACCTGACTGCCGTCTGTAACAAGGCCGACATCCACGCGGCCACCCGGCTTGGAATATTTCACGGCATTGTCCACCAGATTGAGCAACAGTTCGCGTAGACGCAACTCGTCGCCAAGAATCGTCACCGGCATCAGCCAGCCGAGCACGATCTGAATGCCCCGCTCCTGTCCTAGCACCGCCGCCTGCTGCTGCACATCGCGCACGAGGTCGTCGAATCGAACGGGCAGCGTGGCCATTTTGACCTCGCCCAGATCAGCGCGGGAAAGAAACAGCAATTCATCCACAATGCGGGTCAGGCGGTCAATCTCCTCCAGATTGCTTTCGAGAACCAGCTTGTAATCCTCCGCCGGCCGGGCTCGCCGCAGGGCCAGCTCCGTCTCACCTTTCATGACCGTGAGCGGTGTGCGCAATTCGTGCGAGGCGTCTGCGCTGAACCGCCGGATCTCTTGGAAGGAGGCGTCCAGTCGGGCGATCATCTCGTTGAATGTGGCCGCCAGCGTGCCCAGCTCGTCGCGAACCGGGGGCACAGCCAGCCGCTGACCAAGATCCCCCTCCGCGATACGCCGGGCAGCCTGCGTAATCCCCCCCACCGGCGCGAGGGCCCAACCGGCCAGAAACCAGCCGGCGGCCAGCGAGACGACCAGCGCAACCGGCAGGAGAATGAGCAGTAGGAGCAGGAGCCGCTGGAGCATCGTTTCGACCGGCTGGAGCGTAGTGCCGACCTGGACGATATGAACGAGGTGCTCCGCCTCGTCGAAGACCGGTACGGCGAACAGCCGCATGGGCGATTCGTCTGAGAAACGGACGGACTGGTAGATGGTCTGGCCGGCCAGCGCGGCGTCGAGCGCAGCACGGCTGAGCAGCTCGTTGTGCGGCTTAAGGTGCGGCGA
The Nitrospira sp. DNA segment above includes these coding regions:
- a CDS encoding gamma carbonic anhydrase family protein, whose translation is MIRAFQGSQPVIPKSAYVEDTAVVIGDVILGEQCSVWFNAVIRGDVHYIRIGDRTNVQDLCMLHVTHETHPLVIGSDVTIGHSVVLHGCTIKDRVLIGMGAIIMDGAEIGEDSVVGAGALVTENKIVPPRSLLLGSPAKVIRPVNAKELGWIRESAQNYIKYAGQYVSNSAKSTTGFRI
- the rimO gene encoding 30S ribosomal protein S12 methylthiotransferase RimO; this encodes MARKTLPMAPAKLARHATTKPHRRAVIQPTPSQPAAKTTLGFVNLGCTKNQVDAEIMLGSLAAHGFQLSSDPDQAEVIIINTCGFIEEAKQESINAIIEHGELKQAGSCKVLIAAGCLAQRYQGELLQELPELDGVVGTGEIGRIAEICKKLLTPKRNQSRVFISQPPYLYDELAPRVRLGWSHSAYVKIAEGCNRNCAFCAIPLMRGKQRSRPIESIVAEATQLAAEGVKELNLISQDTVNYGVDLGLRDGLPALLKQLVKVTGLRWIRPFYLYPQQVTDELIALYAGEETLAKYIDMPFQHINDALLKRMHRLGGKADLTALVERFRTRVPGLTFRTAFIVGFPGETDAAFAELRDFVREMDFDRVSAFLYSHEDGVPSELLDGKVDRAVMNERRNELLAVQEPIALAKSRAMVGRTVEALVDGASEETEHLLEARHEGLAPEIDGVIYINEGMAVPGELVRVRITDATTYDLVGHIVN
- a CDS encoding DegQ family serine endoprotease codes for the protein MNTILKAAVWGGGVLALAGLTVMALGPAPPPAAATAAVTTQALPAQGFADIAQAVTPAVVNIVTTRAQGKDSHAQPEEFFNFPFPFSPHGPRDFRAPRSPRGEPDMPEHRGSGQGSGVLVTPDGYVLTNNHVVDGARGLTVTLPDKREFKGKIVGTDPKTDLAVVKIDGKNLPYVAWGDSSKLRAGDYVLAVGNPFGLNSTVTLGIVSALGRGKMGITQYEDFIQTDAAINPGNSGGALVSTAGELVGINTAIFSRTGGYQGVGFAVPTSMGKPVFESLVKTGHVTRGYMGVNIQDVTSELSASFALKEATGALISEVKEDSPAEQGGLKAGDVVLAYQGQPVADGVALQRLVTKTPIGTRAVVTVIREGHEKTLNVTIGELSEPVRTARGDPESGDHALAGVAVQDLDRQTAKELGLTAKTQGVVVTGVEPDSGAEQAGLQPGDVIREINRKPVASVKDFEKLASGAKKGERVLVLINRRGATLFLSVKV
- a CDS encoding heavy metal sensor histidine kinase, yielding MAYSQSREPHSEGRKSSMARSQQPSAIGSGLSIRVRLTLWYGMALALVLVTFAGVLYSVMARELREQVDQSLATAAETAIRSIEQTRATPSSQFEDLAAQFPELAVMDKFFQIFSPTGGVTIQSPHLKPHNELLSRAALDAALAGQTIYQSVRFSDESPMRLFAVPVFDEAEHLVHIVQVGTTLQPVETMLQRLLLLLLILLPVALVVSLAAGWFLAGWALAPVGGITQAARRIAEGDLGQRLAVPPVRDELGTLAATFNEMIARLDASFQEIRRFSADASHELRTPLTVMKGETELALRRARPAEDYKLVLESNLEEIDRLTRIVDELLFLSRADLGEVKMATLPVRFDDLVRDVQQQAAVLGQERGIQIVLGWLMPVTILGDELRLRELLLNLVDNAVKYSKPGGRVDVGLVTDGSQVRLTVSDQGIGIEPDALPHLFDRFYRSAGARTHAKQGTGLGLAICKWIVESHKGRIDVQSRPGEGAQVTVTLPLAIEN